In Drosophila yakuba strain Tai18E2 chromosome X, Prin_Dyak_Tai18E2_2.1, whole genome shotgun sequence, a single genomic region encodes these proteins:
- the LOC6523897 gene encoding ATP-dependent DNA helicase DDX11 gives MAQYTPSQRLTTPSAQEFGFPYPPYTIQEQLMQELFQVLERGQVGIFESPTGTGKSLTLTCGALTWLARHEELVRTEMLARIRRVEQELAKLKDESEHSSDWLESQGKSRAQREELHRLQHLQELVDKQEQQLAQIRKGATKHRKQGRAQPGKHGEQEKDPELSSDSDSEHETEDGPQETSEDRYRPVQIFFCSRTHSQLAQIVAELRKTPHGQAVRCISLGSRQQLCGNPQVRRLKHVGLMNERCLDMATKKARPNPSKKSRLSAEANSRCPFKAAPLVESLRDLALSEPLDIEELASEGAACGGCSYYASRSAVEHAQLVLLPYQLLLQKSARNQLGINLKGSIVIVDEAHNLLDSVAQLHGSEINRQQLERAKVQISGYKEHFQKRFSTKNLLKINQIIFIVRRLLKVLDRGKETQANSSSMMRTYELTAEGDFFNIDLCELLDFCARSRFARKVQGHADRMEREPRPSENQPPVSTARSLILQRLASEQKQKEKPKPVKRKAEDSEEKAEEFQEQQKPPKKPVQEVTPSPIRPLLAFLETLTSNAEDGRILLDPVGGTLKYILLDPAEQFADIVEEARAIVIAGGTMQPTQELKEQLFTSCQDRLVEHFYNHVVADDAVLPFVISNGPSGAPLSFQFAHRASAEMLQELSMLLRNLCQVVPGGVVCFLPSYEYLDKVYTYLEQSGTLETIRGRKSVFREVSGSAEQLLDNYALAIKKPASGGALLLSVVGGKLSEGLNFADDLGRAVLVVGLPYANRQSPELRQRMQHLDEKLGPGAGNEYYENLCLKAVNQCIGRAVRHIKDYACVYLLDKRFADPKIRGKLPKWISRHIVESNSANGGFGAVQARTARFFKSR, from the exons ATGGCCCAGTATACGCCCAGCCAGCGGCTGACCACGCCCAGCGCCCAGGAGTTCGGGTTTCCCTACCCACCGTACACAATCCAGGAGCAGCTGATGCAGGAGCTCTTCCAGGTGCTCGAGAGGGGTCAGGTGGGCATATTCGAGAGTCCAACGGGAACGGGAAAGTCGCTGACGCTTACCTGCGGCGCACTCACCTGGCTGGCCAGGCACGAGGAGCTGGTGCGCACGGAAATGCTGGCAAGGATTCGCCGTGTGGAGCAGGAGTTGGCCAAACTAAAGGATGAGAGCGAGCACTCGAGCGACTGGCTGGAGAGCCAGGGAAAGTCCAGAGCGCAGCGGGAGGAACTCCACAGGCTGCAGCACCTGCAGGAGCTGGTGGACAAGCAAGAGCAGCAGCTGGCGCAAATCAGGAAAGGGGCCACCAAGCACAGGAAGCAAGGAAGAGCGCAGCCCGGCAAGCACGGGGAACAGGAAAAGGACCCGGAGTTGAGCTCCGACTCGGACTCAGAGCACGAAACCGAAGATGGCCCACAGGAAACGAGCGAAGACCGCTATCGTCCTGTGCAAATATTCTTTTGCAGCCGCACCCACTCGCAGTTGGCACAAATTGTAGCCGAGCTGCGGAAAACACCGCATGGTCAGGCGGTAAGGTGCATTTCCCTCGGCTCCCGTCAGCAATTGTGCGGGAATCCGCAAGTGCGCAGGCTGAAGCATGTGGGCCTGATGAACGAGCGATGCCTGGATATGGCTACCAAGAAAGCCCGCCCCAATCCCAGCAAGAAAAGTCGGCTTAGTGCAGAGGCCAACAGTAGATGCCCGTTTAAAGCGGCTCCTCTGGTGGAGTCCCTCAGGGATTTGGCCCTGAGTGAACCGCTGGACATTGAGGAGCTGGCCAGTGAGGGAGCTGCCTGCGGTGGCTGCTCGTATTACGCCTCGCGATCCGCCGTGGAGCACGCTCAACTTGTGCTGCTGCCGTATCAACTGCTGCTCCAGAAGTCCGCCCGCAACCAGCTGGGCATCAATCTCAAGGGCTCCATTGTAATAGTCGACGAGGCTCACAACCTGTTGGACAGTGTGGCCCAGCTGCACGGCTCTGAAATCAACCGCCAGCAGCTGGAGCGGGCCAAGGTGCAGATCTCCGGCTATAAGGAGCACTTCCAAAAACGCTTTAGCACCAAGAATCTCCTGAAAATCAACCAAATCATCTTCATAGTTCGCCGATTGCTTAAAGTTCTAGATCGCGGCAAGGAAACCCAGGCCAACAGCTCCAGCATGATGCGCACCTATGAGCTGACCGCCGAAGGTGACTTCTTCAACATTGATCTGTGCGAGCTGCTGGACTTTTGCGCCCGCTCTCGGTTCGCGCGGAAAGTACAGGGACATGCGGACAGAATGGAGAGGGAACCACGACCCAGTGAGAATCAACCCCCTGTGTCCACGGCGAGGAGTCTGATCCTCCAGAGATTGGCCAGCGAGCAAAAGCAGAAAGAGAAACCCAAGCCGGTCAAGAGGAAGGCGGAAGACAGCGAGGAAAAAGCGGAGGAGTTTCAGGAACAGCAAAAGCCACCAAAGAAGCCGGTCCAGGAAGTAACTCCCTCGCCTATAAGACCACTGCTGGCATTTCTGGAAACCCTCACCAGCAATGCTGAGGATGGCAGGATTTTACTGGATCCTGTGGGCGGAACCTTGAAGTACATACTGCTCGATCCTGCCGAGCAATTCGCCGACATCGTCGAGGAAGCCAGAGCG ATTGTAATTGCTGGTGGAACCATGCAGCCCACCCAGGAGCTGAAGGAGCAGCTGTTCACCAGCTGCCAGGATCGTTTGGTCGAGCATTTCTACAACCACGTAGTTGCGGATGATGCGGTCTTGCCTTTTGTGATATCCAATGGCCCAAGCGGTGCTCCACTGTCCTTCCAGTTTGCGCATAGAGCTAGTGCCGAAATG CTCCAGGAGCTCTCAATGCTTCTTCGAAATCTTTGCCAAGTGGTGCCGGGTGGAGTGGTTTGCTTCCTGCCGTCCTACGAGTATTTGGACAAGGTCTACACGTACCTGGAGCAGTCCGGAACCCTCGAGACGATTCGGGGCAGGAAAAGCGTGTTTCGTGAGGTCTCTGGATCGGCCGAGCAGCTCCTGGACAACTATGCGCTGGCTATTAAGAAACCCGCTTCGGGAGGAGCCCTGCTCCTGAGTGTCGTGGGGGGAAAGCTCTCCGAGGGCCTGAACTTTGCCGACGATCTGGGCAGGGCAGTGCTCGTAGTGGGTCTGCCGTACGCCAACCGGCAGTCGCCGGAGCTGCGGCAGCGAATGCAGCACCTGGATGAGAAACTGGGACCAGGTGCGGGCAACGAATACTACGAGAATCTCTGCTTGAAGGCGGTCAACCAGTGTATAGGACGGGCAGTCCGCCACATCAAGGACTACGCCTGCGTGTACTTGCTGGATAAACGGTTTGCGGATCCCAAGATACGCGGCAAACTGCCGAAATGGATTTCCCGCCACATTGTGGAGTCGAACTCGGCGAATGGCGGCTTTGGAGCAGTTCAAGCGCGCACTGCCAGGTTTTTCAAGAGCAGATAA